A DNA window from Ipomoea triloba cultivar NCNSP0323 chromosome 10, ASM357664v1 contains the following coding sequences:
- the LOC116033203 gene encoding RING-H2 finger protein ATL63-like, which produces MPPPTTVAQQRNRQAVGSTVASNNINVEAQVVPEVRLNIKSFEEGSIKGEEREEECVICIAGFEKGDITTVLCSCNHKFHSDCIAICTPPRAAAAQPRNRQAVGSTAAGNNGNVEAQVVPEVRLNIKSFEEGSIKGEEREKECAICIAAFEKGDITTVLCSCNHKFHSDCIDIWLVLHQTCPICRATTVKPVS; this is translated from the exons ATGCCACCTCCAACTACAGTGGCGCAGCAACGCAACAGACAGGCGGTAGGGAGCACTGTCGCTAGCAACAACATTAATGTGGAAGCACAAGTAGTCCCAGAAGTAAGGTTAAATATTAAAAGCTTCGAGGAAGGGAGCATAAAGggagaagagagagaggagGAATGCGTTATTTGTATCGCCGGTTTCGAGAAAGGTGACATCACCACCGTTCTATGCTCATGCAACCATAAATTCCATTCAGATTGCATTGCTATTTG CACACCACCTCGAGCTGCGGCGGCGCAGCCGCGCAATAGACAGGCGGTAGGGAGCACCGCCGCTGGCAACAACGGTAATGTGGAAGCACAAGTAGTCCCAGAAGTAAGGTTAAATATTAAAAGCTTCGAGGAAGGGAGCATAaagggagaggagagagagaaggaaTGCGCTATTTGTATCGCCGCTTTCGAGAAAGGCGACATCACCACCGTTCTCTGCTCATGCAACCATAAATTCCATTCAGATTGCATTGATATTTGGTTGGTACTTCATCAAACTTGCCCCATATGTAGAGCTACTACTGTTAAGCCTGTTTCATGA